Genomic segment of Pochonia chlamydosporia 170 chromosome 1, whole genome shotgun sequence:
GTTGTTATCTACATTTAACAGGTGCAGCCTACTACGCTTTGCCAGCAATCCGCAGAAAAATACCACCGACATGGGCCTGTTGCTTAGCTCCCCTGAACTTTGAATGACCGCCCGCTTGCTgtcttcctctccttctcctcgctGTCGGGGCGTGCACGACGTAGAACTAGGAATCAAGTAAGCATTGGTTCTTGGGGATTTGTCTGCCGAAGACGAACCTTGAAGGAAATCCGCCGTTCGCTTTCTCATGCGAGAGTGAATGTATGCCTTGGACGCCTTGATGTGATAATGGAAATAGTCTCGGAAGGTCTGGATGTGGGAGATGACAATCGGCATACGCTGCGGCGTCAGGTGTCTTGGGAAAAGAACTGCACTCATCAGTATTGCATTGGCCGCCAAAAAGGTGCGTTCACCTACCAAATGTAACGTAGCCAATCTCTCCCGTACCAGTGCTTTGCACACCGGGAACTCCTTGCAGCTCCAGAGGCGGATCGTTTCGGAACAGGACCTGCGGAGCATTTTGAATAGCTCTCCGTCGAGCATCCACAAACTCTTGGATGAATACTTTGCCGAATACTCTGTCGGTCTCTTCTCGAAAAACGGTGCTGAAGATGACAGTTACTCTATCGTGACTAGCTTTGACGTAGattgcctcttcttctcggtAGCGGATCGCCTTCACGTTTCCACCTTCTCGTACACCCTGGGGTGCTTCCTCGGAAGTAAACTTTGATGCCTGTTCTTTCAACTCATAATGCTCCTGGTATGCTTGCTCGAAGGGAGCTGCCATGGCATTTCGCTTTAGGAGAGCAAACTTCATCGCAAGAGCGTCGCGTTCCTCTAGCGCATATTGTTAGAAAGCTCTTTTAAAACAATACGACTCTAGTAATGAGGTGTTAGGAAGCTCACCTTTCTCCGCAGGGAGATTCTCGAGGTCAATCAGGACAGAGAAGTCGTAGCCAGGCTCCACGGGTGCGACATATTGACCATACTCTCGCTGAAGGACCTGCTCAGCTCCATATTGAACCAGATCCGGGAAACACCTTATTTGAATGGAAAGGAGAATTTTAGTCTTTGTTTCGGGAGTCGAGATGTGGAAGGTTACGCCATCGAAGTCGGAgatggtctggtcaatggaAGCGGGAGGGGCTCTGGATACGGTCAGCTGTAAGAGAATTGATAATCACCACGAGAATCAAACAAACCCCGAGAACCTCTCGGTGAGCACCGATTGGATTAATACGTTCTGATAGTCGAGGAGAAGCATCGTTGCGATATGTTTGCTGTTCGCGAAGTCTGCCTGCTCCTCCGGCGTGCTGGAGCTGTTGACGACACATGGTGGGGCTGAGCAAGTGCGGGACGTTGTCAAGCTGTCACCTCACCAAGAGCAGCCACGTGACCCGACAGTTTGCGACGGCCGGATCCACCCTGTCCTATCGATAAGCAAAAAAATATCCCACTGCAAGTGAACGGGACTGAGCTTTGGATTTGTTTGACAGAGGCAGCACCAATTGACATTGCGATTTGGCAAAAATGGTGAAATCGTACCTGTAAGTATTGATCAAGCTCTGAGGCGTGGTATTAAAATACCATTCATTTTTTAACGCATTACAACCAGAAAGTACGAACACGCCAAGTCGTTTGGTGTGGTCACGACCAATACCTCGAACATTGTCTGGGCCGCCAAAGATCGAACCGGAAGTGGCGCGGGACAAGCCGTTGTCGCCGCAAATGAGGAAGTTTTCTGTTGGGATATCAAGAAAGGAGAGCTCCTGAGTCGATGGCGAGATGAACGGTGCACCGTTCCCGTGACTGCCATTGCGCAGAGTAAGACGGATAAGGACATTTTCGCCGTTGGATATGAGGATGGAAGTATCCGGCTCTGGGACAGCAAAATATCCACCGTtcttgtcaacttcaacggCCATAAGTCCGGAATCACGAAACTTGCCTTCGACAATTCTGGCGTGCGCCTTGCCAGCGGTTCCAAGGATACAGACGTCATCATCTGGGATCTCGTCGCTGAAGTCGGTCAATTCAAGCTGCGCGGACACAAGGACCAGATTACTGGGCTTCATTTCATTGAACCCAAACCTCAAATACAAAACGAGGATGGCTCAAATGCAATGGTCTTGGACGACGAGAATCCGTCAGATGGGTTCCTTTTGACCACTGGCAAGGATTCTCTACTAAAGCTATGGGACCTATCATCACGGCACTGCATCGAAACGCATATTTCACAAACTAATGGCGAATGTTGGGCCTTGGGTGTATCCCCTGATCTAAGCGGATGCGTTACTGCAGGAAATGATGGCGAGATGAAAGTTTGGTCACTAGATGCCGAGGGTCTAGCCGCTAGCACCCGACAAGTCGACGTCTCGGCGGCTGCTCATTACCTACACGATCGCGGCGTCCTGCACAGGCAGAGCAAAGATCGAGCTACTGAGATCATATTTCACCCAAAACGCGATTATTTTGCTGTTCACGGTTCCGAGAAGAGTGTTGACGTATGGCGAATCAAATCTGAAACAGAAATAAAGAAGAGCTTGGCGCGAAAGCGACAGCGAAGGAggcagaagcaaaaggaCAGTAAAGGCCAAGACGACGATGCTGAGAatggcgatgaagccaatgaGGACGTTTCAAAAGCGGACATTAGCGACGTCTTCGTCCAATACGTCATCGTCAGAATCGGTGGTAAAGCCCGCTCTGTGGATTGGGCTGCATCTACCAACCAAAAAGACTTGCAATTGCTAGTAAGCACAACGAACAATCAATTGGAATACTACAGCATTCCACacaaggagaagattgagcgcaagaagaaggacgagatTCCCGACTATACTCGCGGCTTGGCCGTCGAACTTCCCGGACACCGAGCTGATATCAGAGCATTGTCCTTGAGCTCAGATGATAAAATGCTTGCTTCAGCAGCCAATGGTTCCATGAAGATTTGGAACATTAAGACCCAAGCTTGCATCCGTACGTTTGAGTGTGGCTACGCGCTTTGTTGCGCTTTCCTACCTGGCGATAAGGTGGTTGTCGTGGGCACGAAGAGTGGCGAACTACAGCTGTTTGATGTTGCGTCAGCATCGTTGCTGGATAACGTACAAGCACACGAAGGTGCAATCTGGAGCCTGAGCGTGCACCCCGACGGTCGTTCAGTTGTTTCTGGAAGTGCCGACAAGACTGCGAAGTTCTGGGATTTCAAGATTATCCAAGAAGAGGTTCTTGGCACAAAGAGAACCACGCCCAAGCTGAAATTGGTCCAGTCAAGGACTCTTAAGGTTTCTGATGACATTTTGAGTCTCAAGTTCTCTCCCGATGCAAAGCTACTTGCGGTTGCCTTGCTCGACAACACAGTCAAGGTCTTCTTTGTGGACTCGCTGAAGTTATATCTCAACCTCTACGGCCATAAGCTCCCTGTGCTGAGCATGGACATATCTTACGATAGCAAACTTATTGTCACGAGTTCCGCAGACAAGAATATCAGAATCTGGGGGCTCGACTTCGGAGACTGCCACAAGGCCTTGTTCGGTCACCAGGACAGTATTCTGCAGGTCGCCTTCGTCCCACACAATTCTGACGGGAATGGCCATCATttcttcagcagcagcaaagatAGAACCATTCGATACTGGGATGGAGACAAGTTTGAGCAGATTCAGAGACTAGACGGCCACCACGGCGAGATCTGGACCATTGCCATCAGTCACTCTGGAAATTTCCTCGTCAGTGCTGGTCACGACAAGAGCATCCGGGTCTGGGAGGAAACAGACGAGCAGATCTTCCTCGAAGAAGAGCGAGAGAAGGAAATGGAAGAGCTATACGAAAGCACATTGACGACGTCTCTCGAGAACGACCCTGACGGTGAAGACGAAAAGGGTGAAGTAGCCGCAGCCACCAAGCAAACCACAGAAACCCTAATGGCAGGTGAAAGAATACAAGAAGCCCTGGAAATGGGCATGGCCGACCTGAATCTCATGAAGGAATATGAGGAAGCCAAACTCTCCAATCCCAACGCTCCCCCACCGCAACGCAACcccgtcttcctcgccctGGGCAACATCTCGGCCGAAACGCACGTCATGACTGTCCTCCAACGCATCAAGGCCTCCGCTTTACACGACGCACTGCTCGTGTTGCCCTTTGCCACCGTCCCCATACTCTTCACCTTCCTCAACATATTTGCCATGCGGTCCATGAACATCCCCCTCACGTGCCgcatcctcttcttcatgatCAAGACGCACCACAAGCAAATTGTGGCCAGTCGCACGATGAaagccatgatggatgggatACGTACAAATCTACGGGCAGCACttaaaaaacaaaaggatGAAATGGGCGTTAATATTGCCGCTCTCAAGGTTGTGGGGATGCAACTTCGTGATAAAAGTGTCAAGGAGTACGTTGACGAGACGTGGGAGGATGAGAACCCTGAAAGGAGCGCTAAGAAGCGGGCGTTTGTACATGTAGCATAAAAGGAGCATGGGCATCATTTAGTAAATCTCATTAAATAAATAAACTCGAAATAACAATGTAAATCTCATCAAACCCAAAACATGCCGTAAATGTAAAAAGTTCATACCCAGACCAGGTCTCCATTGTGATCACGTGACGAGACTGGATCTCAAGCAGGTCGTCAAAGCGTGATACACCTCATCTCCAGACCAAGATATCGCCGCCTCAAATCAACAAATACCAACTCTGAGTCAACAAACTTCAGAACTAAAAAAGCATAATCATCCTTCCAATACACAGCATCTAGATTCCCGGCccacgccatcatcttcgcAGCCCTCATCCCTCCACCCCTCCACTGAACCGAGCACACcatgctcttcttcaggTACAACCACCGCGACACGCAGCATCCCCTTCCCTGTATTAACAGCGGGTAGTTTTTTCAAAACCCTTATTGACCATGAAGTCACGGTTGAGCTCAAAAACGACATTCAGCTCAAAGGCACGCTCAAGAGCGTAGATCAGTacctcaacatcaagctCGATGACATTTCTGTGGTAGAGGAGCTGAAATACCCCCATCTGGTGCGTTCTTCAAAGTCGGGTGTGGGAGAGTGGAACTAACGTGAGGAAGAGCTCTGTGAAGAATGTCTTTATTCGGGGCTCGGTGGTGCGATATGTTCATTTGCCGGCTGGGTCTGTGGATACGCAGTTGCTGGAGGATGCGACGCGGAGAGGTAAGTTGCCTTGGCGCTTTGGTGTATGCGGTCTTGCTAACTGCTGTGTagaagctgctgctcaaCAGGCCAAGGCTAGGTAaacttggagttgatgcACGGTGGGTTGGGGTTGAAGGTCGTAGCTACTAGAGGCAGTGGGTAGACTTGTTACGAGGCATTGGCGTTGAGTCTAAAAATGGATAATGGACTAATGATATTCATTGATTTTTACGTATCCAATT
This window contains:
- a CDS encoding ARP2/3 complex (similar to Aspergillus terreus NIH2624 XP_001214002.1) — protein: MLLLDYQNVLIQSVLTERFSGAPPASIDQTISDFDGVTFHISTPETKTKILLSIQIRCFPDLVQYGAEQVLQREYGQYVAPVEPGYDFSVLIDLENLPAEKEERDALAMKFALLKRNAMAAPFEQAYQEHYELKEQASKFTSEEAPQGVREGGNVKAIRYREEEAIYVKASHDRVTVIFSTVFREETDRVFGKVFIQEFVDARRRAIQNAPQVLFRNDPPLELQGVPGVQSTGTGEIGYVTFVLFPRHLTPQRMPIVISHIQTFRDYFHYHIKASKAYIHSRMRKRTADFLQVLRRARPDSEEKERKTASGRSFKVQGS
- a CDS encoding WD repeat protein (similar to Coccidioides immitis RS XP_001245301.1); this encodes MVKSYLKYEHAKSFGVVTTNTSNIVWAAKDRTGSGAGQAVVAANEEVFCWDIKKGELLSRWRDERCTVPVTAIAQSKTDKDIFAVGYEDGSIRLWDSKISTVLVNFNGHKSGITKLAFDNSGVRLASGSKDTDVIIWDLVAEVGQFKLRGHKDQITGLHFIEPKPQIQNEDGSNAMVLDDENPSDGFLLTTGKDSLLKLWDLSSRHCIETHISQTNGECWALGVSPDLSGCVTAGNDGEMKVWSLDAEGLAASTRQVDVSAAAHYLHDRGVLHRQSKDRATEIIFHPKRDYFAVHGSEKSVDVWRIKSETEIKKSLARKRQRRRQKQKDSKGQDDDAENGDEANEDVSKADISDVFVQYVIVRIGGKARSVDWAASTNQKDLQLLVSTTNNQLEYYSIPHKEKIERKKKDEIPDYTRGLAVELPGHRADIRALSLSSDDKMLASAANGSMKIWNIKTQACIRTFECGYALCCAFLPGDKVVVVGTKSGELQLFDVASASLLDNVQAHEGAIWSLSVHPDGRSVVSGSADKTAKFWDFKIIQEEVLGTKRTTPKLKLVQSRTLKVSDDILSLKFSPDAKLLAVALLDNTVKVFFVDSLKLYLNLYGHKLPVLSMDISYDSKLIVTSSADKNIRIWGLDFGDCHKALFGHQDSILQVAFVPHNSDGNGHHFFSSSKDRTIRYWDGDKFEQIQRLDGHHGEIWTIAISHSGNFLVSAGHDKSIRVWEETDEQIFLEEEREKEMEELYESTLTTSLENDPDGEDEKGEVAAATKQTTETLMAGERIQEALEMGMADLNLMKEYEEAKLSNPNAPPPQRNPVFLALGNISAETHVMTVLQRIKASALHDALLVLPFATVPILFTFLNIFAMRSMNIPLTCRILFFMIKTHHKQIVASRTMKAMMDGIRTNLRAALKKQKDEMGVNIAALKVVGMQLRDKSVKEYVDETWEDENPERSAKKRAFVHVA
- a CDS encoding small nuclear ribonucleoprotein LSM2 (similar to Metarhizium robertsii ARSEF 23 XP_007820526.2), with product MLFFSFFKTLIDHEVTVELKNDIQLKGTLKSVDQYLNIKLDDISVVEELKYPHLSSVKNVFIRGSVVRYVHLPAGSVDTQLLEDATRREAAAQQAKAR